One window from the genome of Lysobacter helvus encodes:
- a CDS encoding pseudouridine synthase, whose product MRTRPPSIDGLAASTLQLPPGAWTCVLDCLCERFPAIPRAQWIERMARGRVVDNAGHRVTPETPYRVGLEVHYYREVPDEAPIPFEEVVLHVDADLLVADKPHFLPVAPTGAHVHETLLGRLVRRTGNDALVPLHRIDRETAGLVLFSTNPDTRAHYQALFRERRVTKAYEAIAPALPDVEFPCLRASRIVAGEPFHRMQEVAGAANSETRIEVISRGAGRWRYALTPITGRKHQLRVHMAAMGAPIEKDSIYPSVVRRAAGDYTAPLQLLAKRLVFVDPISGEERRYSSRMLLQSTHDNRTDPLRRD is encoded by the coding sequence ATGCGCACGCGCCCCCCCAGCATCGATGGGCTGGCTGCCAGCACGCTGCAGTTGCCGCCGGGCGCGTGGACGTGCGTGCTGGATTGCCTGTGCGAACGATTCCCGGCGATCCCGCGCGCGCAATGGATCGAACGCATGGCGCGCGGGCGGGTCGTGGACAACGCCGGCCATCGGGTGACGCCGGAGACGCCGTATCGCGTCGGGCTCGAGGTCCATTACTACCGCGAGGTCCCGGACGAAGCGCCCATCCCGTTCGAGGAAGTCGTGCTGCATGTCGACGCCGACTTGCTGGTGGCGGACAAACCGCATTTCCTGCCGGTCGCGCCGACGGGCGCGCACGTGCATGAAACCTTGCTCGGGCGACTGGTTCGGCGCACGGGGAACGACGCGTTGGTGCCGCTGCACCGCATCGATCGCGAGACCGCCGGCCTGGTGTTGTTCTCGACCAATCCGGACACGCGGGCGCATTACCAGGCGCTGTTCCGCGAACGACGGGTCACGAAGGCGTACGAAGCGATTGCGCCCGCGTTGCCGGATGTCGAATTCCCCTGCCTCCGTGCCAGCCGGATCGTCGCCGGCGAACCGTTCCATCGCATGCAGGAAGTCGCAGGCGCGGCGAACAGCGAAACCCGCATCGAAGTGATTTCGCGCGGCGCCGGACGCTGGCGTTATGCGCTCACGCCGATCACCGGCCGCAAGCATCAATTGCGCGTGCACATGGCGGCGATGGGGGCGCCGATCGAAAAAGACAGCATTTACCCGTCGGTGGTGCGTCGTGCGGCGGGCGATTACACCGCGCCGTTGCAACTCCTGGCCAAGCGACTGGTGTTCGTGGATCCGATCAGCGGGGAAGAACGCCGCTATTCGAGCCGCATGCTGCTGCAGTCAACGCACGACAATCGAACGGATCCATTGCGCCGCGATTGA
- a CDS encoding Crp/Fnr family transcriptional regulator encodes MPRKAHNGLLDKLPAGVCARLAPHLQLQELPVGKVLYEAGAAQNHMYFPRTGVISLLYSLESGDTTEVGMVGNEGVVGAALVVDSHSTPAHAVVQMGGQALCLKADVVIREFNRGEEFQILILRYTQVLLAQMAQNAVCNRYHNVEKQLCRWLLLYMDRMQSDHLAVTQETIAARLGVRREGVTEAAGRLQQAGVIQYARGRIRILDRQALELRSCECYRAVKQEYERLLSNMPWSTLAD; translated from the coding sequence GTGCCAAGGAAAGCCCACAACGGCCTGCTGGACAAGCTGCCAGCCGGGGTTTGCGCACGCCTGGCACCCCACCTGCAACTGCAGGAACTCCCCGTGGGCAAGGTGCTGTACGAGGCCGGCGCGGCGCAGAACCACATGTACTTTCCGCGCACCGGCGTCATTTCGCTGCTGTATTCGCTCGAAAGTGGCGATACCACCGAAGTCGGCATGGTCGGCAACGAAGGCGTCGTGGGCGCGGCGCTGGTCGTCGACAGCCACAGCACGCCGGCGCACGCGGTCGTGCAGATGGGTGGGCAGGCGCTCTGCCTCAAGGCGGATGTCGTCATCCGCGAGTTCAATCGCGGCGAGGAATTCCAGATCCTCATCCTGCGCTACACGCAGGTGCTGCTGGCGCAGATGGCGCAGAACGCCGTGTGCAACCGCTACCACAACGTCGAGAAGCAGTTGTGCCGCTGGCTGTTGCTGTACATGGATCGCATGCAGTCCGACCACCTGGCCGTGACGCAGGAAACCATCGCGGCGCGGCTGGGCGTCCGGCGCGAAGGCGTCACCGAAGCCGCGGGACGCCTGCAGCAGGCCGGCGTGATCCAGTACGCGCGGGGCCGCATCCGCATCCTCGATCGCCAGGCCCTGGAGCTGCGCAGTTGCGAATGCTATCGGGCGGTGAAACAGGAATACGAGCGCCTGCTTTCGAACATGCCGTGGTCCACGCTCGCCGATTAG
- a CDS encoding M48 metallopeptidase family protein, protein MQPLKYLVGYPPHLQAQVQELIAQGRLGKRLAERYPEPHDVRNDRQLYDYVQALKDRHLRKAVPLGKVVYDSKLQVMKHALGTHTTISRVQGAKLKSSRELRIATVFRDAPAEFLKMIVVHELAHLKEAEHDKAFYQLCTHMAPDYHQLEFDLRLWLTHLELEDAEARALRQDAHRENEA, encoded by the coding sequence ATGCAACCCTTGAAGTACCTCGTCGGTTACCCGCCCCACCTGCAGGCGCAGGTGCAGGAGCTCATCGCGCAGGGCCGCCTCGGCAAGCGCCTGGCCGAGCGGTATCCCGAGCCCCACGACGTGCGCAACGACCGCCAGTTGTACGACTACGTCCAGGCACTCAAGGACCGGCACTTGCGCAAGGCCGTGCCGCTGGGGAAAGTGGTCTACGACAGCAAGCTGCAGGTGATGAAGCACGCGCTCGGCACGCACACCACGATTTCCCGCGTGCAGGGTGCGAAGCTCAAGTCCAGCCGCGAACTGCGCATCGCCACGGTGTTCCGCGACGCGCCCGCCGAGTTCCTGAAGATGATCGTGGTGCACGAACTCGCGCACCTGAAGGAAGCCGAGCACGACAAGGCCTTCTACCAGCTGTGCACGCACATGGCGCCGGACTACCACCAGCTCGAGTTCGACCTGCGGTTGTGGTTGACGCACCTGGAACTGGAGGACGCGGAAGCACGCGCACTGCGCCAGGATGCGCACCGGGAGAACGAGGCATGA
- a CDS encoding DUF2058 domain-containing protein, with the protein MAKGNPLQEQLLKAGLVKKSKVAEVAREQHVAKHAKASSAPGEIQRDAERARAEKVERDRALAAERKARARTAELRAQARQIIEDKKVPRAGESEYRFTADGAIRTLLVNDDLRQKLSSGVLVIARLGERYELLPRVAGDKVRERDASMIVVDHGQAADAVSIAADGDDAYYAQFQVPDDLVW; encoded by the coding sequence ATGGCGAAGGGCAATCCGCTCCAGGAACAGCTGCTCAAGGCGGGCCTGGTCAAGAAGTCCAAGGTGGCTGAGGTGGCGCGCGAGCAGCACGTGGCCAAGCACGCCAAGGCGAGCAGCGCGCCCGGCGAGATCCAGCGGGACGCAGAGCGGGCGCGGGCCGAAAAGGTCGAGCGCGACCGCGCGCTGGCCGCCGAGCGCAAGGCCCGGGCCCGCACCGCGGAACTGCGCGCGCAGGCGCGGCAGATCATCGAAGACAAGAAGGTGCCGCGGGCGGGGGAAAGCGAATACCGGTTCACCGCCGATGGTGCGATTCGCACGCTGCTGGTCAACGACGACTTGCGGCAGAAGTTGTCGAGCGGGGTGCTGGTGATCGCGCGGCTCGGGGAGCGTTACGAATTGTTGCCGCGCGTGGCGGGCGACAAGGTGCGCGAGCGCGATGCCAGCATGATCGTGGTGGATCACGGGCAGGCGGCGGATGCGGTGTCGATTGCCGCGGACGGCGATGACGCGTATTACGCACAGTTTCAGGTGCCCGACGATCTGGTCTGGTGA
- a CDS encoding flagellar basal body-associated protein FliL, which produces MPKSATLLLIRHAEKSGDPDDTGLTPAGEARAQAYAVFFQRMMSGTSRLPPPAFLIAAAIAPDSHRAHSTLEPLAVALGIEIDARVADGDYPTLARRLLEDARYDGATTLVCWTHKKILGLAKALGAPDSLLPKQWPDDTFGWMLRLEYDAAGTLADATLASQRLMFGDCGDEP; this is translated from the coding sequence ATGCCCAAGTCCGCCACCCTGTTGCTCATCCGCCACGCGGAGAAATCCGGCGATCCCGACGACACCGGGTTGACGCCCGCGGGCGAAGCGCGGGCGCAGGCTTATGCCGTCTTCTTCCAGCGCATGATGTCCGGAACGTCGCGGCTGCCGCCCCCTGCGTTCCTCATCGCCGCCGCCATCGCGCCCGACAGCCATCGCGCGCACAGCACGCTCGAACCGCTGGCAGTCGCGCTCGGCATCGAGATCGACGCGCGCGTCGCCGACGGCGATTACCCGACGCTGGCCAGGCGATTGCTCGAGGATGCGCGTTACGACGGCGCCACGACGCTGGTCTGCTGGACGCACAAGAAGATCCTCGGCCTGGCGAAGGCACTGGGCGCGCCGGATTCGCTGCTGCCGAAGCAGTGGCCGGATGACACCTTCGGCTGGATGCTGCGGCTGGAGTACGACGCCGCGGGCACGCTGGCGGATGCGACGTTGGCGAGCCAGCGGTTGATGTTCGGGGATTGCGGGGATGAGCCGTAA
- a CDS encoding RHS repeat-associated core domain-containing protein: MALARWSLAAAVLLAPGIAHALKSGTECKTDKDGQQVCVQVTPPPPPTPVIDRVTVVGIPPTPLYPDGFNRYLWELLNRQTSTLAPDAADIGGHGTEGNGGAPADSCGEAKGNPIFPSTGNKIEAETDFTSAGEMPLHLTRTWNQHASAGFIFGSRWLTNFDLRLEVHADGQSIVAHRPSGAQLRYVYRTTPSVAWWEDRPDGRSRIVADGAGGHVLYAPDNTVETYGAHRRITSQKNPRGVGLAFQYRTHAMHWTPLLERVTHTSGRAIQFTWTDTPIGPQMTRVVDPGGNAFTYAYDAYERLQSVVQPGTPGTTITYHYPLRDAMLLGKSLNGVRYSTFAYDANGRATLTEHAGGADRHTFAYTDQADGTLRVEHTNPLGKRTTSIYKTGKLQSATGHASASCPAAYREVTYDENGHEDLVADFAGNLIDFDHAPSGLLLRKVEAAGTPDARETTYAWDANGRTTRQSVTGVVQLDYSYRNDGLLDRIATTNLSPHGVTGQMRATEYRYTFHPDGMVASVTVDGPLPGTGDAVVTKADAFGNVVSIANELGHATTYANHNVLGQPGRETNPNGGIIDRTYDARGRLLTLTRWVNGIAATTTQAWDNRGNLASLTTPDGVRTVYAYDGVSRLVEVTREKAAPAPMAVGVFSLGDGASFLEEGDPGEGYFHEPPPFRAYACHKCDYEDRPGVAAVQGTIDGVWMTGANAELHGWACTPGINASMDVHLYIGGPAGIGQFVVAVKANLYSEAAVSQSCGTSGTWHRYAIPLFEDFRQAHGGKAIFVHGIALNGAPNALLANSGHFGVPHVILDAVVVSQQVPATMIAGTTTNVTVQVRNTGNAAWAPAKNDRLGSQNPGDNMTWGLHRVAVPGSVSPGSTVHFVYPITAPSTPGTYAFQWRMVRDGVAWFGAQTPTASIVVQPAPPPDIDFQRFTYNANSQVVLAQSGRRIAGVDAITRSAATEYDELGRVRVAHGNAGQRVVTTYDDVGQPTTVTDAAGRTTTNRYDALGRVVEHIDAAGARTLFTHDAGDRLTRVIDPRGNATAYVYDGFGQLWAQYSPDSGTTTMQYNDAGLRTQLTRADGTVLLHVYDGAGRPTWTGNAQRGRTYSYDWCDGGKGRLCGTDVAARQGDAWISTNSAHYAYTPLGDPLSKRESVYGALDQTGYAVDGMGRVTGIEYPSGMKVRHVYANGALTGVYASFGAGEVPVATGIQYQPFGAATGWTYGNGITRSYTYDLDGRVTAISAKDAASVKQSLTYQHNAIDQITRITNGLDANLTQDYGYDALDRLTAISGSGYASGYAYDTVGNRIGHHDSGTPTTYDVDPASNRLRARSGHFNDTWMTNAVGNTTAYSGSDGVMHALAYDTFNRIAAHTRAGVETRYEINALDQRVGKWSAATGGRRFVSEGHRLLAEVGEDGKWTNYIWLGNELIGLVRNNQLHAVHNDHLGRPEVVTNAAKATVWRASNYAFKRFVQFDTFGGLNIGFPGQYWDAESGLFHNVNRDYEQRSGRYLQIDPIGLAGGINTFGYANANPASYIDPLGLEGVGSFNNGGSRTLWEGGIRRLPDYFTLQINLGVTVLHYTVTKNGTLFSGGGGLVNSHNPARWFKGGGASLTAGFLDGCPDGDDVDKFIMGRVTTVGTAFGIEVSRSWNDAGSATNVGFGTPGIMTEHSYSGSAGKIFGGWW; encoded by the coding sequence GCTCACCAATTTCGACCTGCGGCTCGAAGTGCATGCCGACGGACAGTCCATCGTTGCGCATCGCCCCAGCGGTGCGCAGTTGCGCTACGTGTACCGGACGACGCCCTCGGTGGCGTGGTGGGAAGACCGGCCTGACGGTCGCAGCCGCATCGTCGCAGACGGCGCAGGCGGCCACGTCCTGTACGCGCCGGACAACACCGTCGAGACCTATGGCGCGCACCGACGCATCACCAGCCAGAAGAACCCGCGCGGCGTCGGCCTGGCATTCCAGTACCGCACGCACGCCATGCATTGGACACCGTTGCTGGAGCGCGTGACGCACACGTCCGGTCGCGCGATCCAGTTCACCTGGACCGACACGCCCATCGGGCCGCAGATGACGCGCGTGGTGGATCCGGGCGGCAATGCGTTCACCTACGCGTACGACGCATATGAGCGCTTGCAGTCCGTGGTGCAGCCGGGCACCCCCGGCACCACGATCACGTACCACTATCCGCTGCGCGACGCGATGCTGCTGGGCAAGAGTCTCAATGGCGTGCGCTATTCCACGTTCGCGTACGACGCCAATGGTCGCGCAACGTTGACCGAACACGCGGGCGGCGCCGACCGGCACACGTTCGCATACACGGACCAGGCCGATGGCACGTTGCGCGTGGAGCACACCAATCCGCTCGGCAAGCGCACCACGTCGATCTACAAGACCGGCAAGCTGCAGTCCGCGACGGGGCATGCGTCGGCCTCGTGTCCGGCGGCCTATCGCGAAGTGACGTATGACGAAAACGGACACGAGGACCTGGTGGCGGATTTCGCGGGCAACCTCATCGACTTCGACCACGCGCCTTCCGGGCTGTTGTTGCGCAAGGTCGAAGCCGCGGGCACACCCGACGCACGCGAGACGACGTATGCGTGGGATGCCAACGGCCGCACCACGCGACAGTCGGTCACCGGCGTCGTGCAGCTGGATTACAGCTATCGCAACGATGGCCTGCTCGATCGCATCGCAACGACGAACCTGAGCCCGCACGGCGTGACGGGCCAGATGCGCGCCACGGAGTACCGCTACACGTTCCATCCCGACGGCATGGTGGCCTCGGTGACGGTGGATGGCCCGCTCCCGGGGACGGGCGATGCCGTGGTGACCAAGGCGGATGCGTTCGGCAACGTGGTGAGCATCGCCAACGAGCTGGGCCACGCGACCACCTACGCCAACCACAACGTCCTCGGACAGCCCGGCCGCGAAACCAACCCCAACGGCGGCATCATCGATCGCACCTACGATGCGCGCGGTCGCCTGCTGACCCTGACGCGCTGGGTCAACGGCATCGCCGCCACCACCACGCAGGCGTGGGACAACCGCGGCAACCTCGCCTCGCTCACCACGCCGGATGGCGTGCGCACGGTATACGCGTACGACGGTGTCAGCCGCCTCGTCGAAGTGACGCGCGAAAAGGCGGCGCCCGCGCCGATGGCCGTGGGCGTGTTTTCGCTGGGAGACGGCGCGTCGTTCCTCGAAGAAGGCGATCCCGGCGAAGGCTACTTCCACGAGCCGCCCCCGTTCCGCGCGTACGCCTGCCACAAGTGCGACTACGAAGACCGGCCCGGCGTGGCCGCGGTCCAGGGCACCATCGACGGCGTGTGGATGACGGGCGCCAACGCCGAACTGCACGGATGGGCGTGCACGCCCGGCATCAATGCGTCGATGGACGTGCACCTGTACATCGGCGGGCCGGCGGGCATCGGCCAGTTCGTGGTCGCGGTGAAGGCCAATCTCTACAGCGAAGCCGCTGTCTCGCAATCCTGTGGCACCAGCGGCACGTGGCATCGCTATGCCATCCCGCTGTTCGAGGACTTCCGCCAGGCGCATGGCGGGAAGGCCATCTTTGTCCACGGCATCGCCCTCAACGGGGCGCCCAATGCCTTGCTTGCGAACTCCGGCCACTTCGGCGTGCCGCACGTGATCCTGGACGCGGTAGTCGTCTCGCAGCAGGTGCCGGCCACGATGATCGCGGGCACGACCACCAACGTCACCGTGCAGGTCAGGAACACGGGCAATGCCGCGTGGGCGCCAGCAAAGAACGATCGGCTCGGATCGCAGAACCCCGGCGACAACATGACGTGGGGGTTGCATCGTGTCGCCGTCCCGGGATCGGTCTCGCCCGGCAGCACCGTGCATTTCGTGTACCCGATCACCGCGCCATCGACGCCCGGCACGTATGCGTTCCAATGGCGCATGGTGCGCGACGGGGTCGCGTGGTTCGGGGCGCAGACGCCGACTGCGTCCATTGTCGTCCAGCCCGCCCCGCCGCCCGACATCGATTTCCAGCGCTTCACGTACAACGCCAACAGCCAGGTGGTCCTCGCGCAGAGCGGGCGGCGCATCGCGGGCGTCGACGCCATCACGCGCAGCGCCGCCACCGAGTACGACGAACTCGGCCGCGTGCGTGTCGCGCATGGCAACGCCGGCCAGCGCGTCGTCACGACGTATGACGACGTCGGCCAACCGACCACCGTCACCGACGCCGCGGGCCGCACCACGACGAATCGCTACGACGCCCTGGGCCGAGTCGTCGAGCATATCGACGCCGCCGGCGCCCGCACGCTGTTCACGCATGACGCCGGCGACCGCCTCACGCGCGTGATCGATCCGCGCGGCAATGCCACCGCGTACGTGTACGACGGCTTCGGGCAACTGTGGGCGCAATACAGCCCGGACAGCGGCACCACGACGATGCAGTACAACGACGCGGGTTTGCGCACGCAACTGACACGCGCCGACGGCACCGTCCTGCTCCATGTCTACGACGGGGCGGGCCGGCCGACATGGACCGGGAACGCCCAGCGCGGGCGCACGTACTCCTATGACTGGTGCGACGGCGGCAAGGGACGCCTGTGCGGGACGGATGTTGCAGCCAGGCAAGGCGACGCGTGGATCAGCACCAACTCGGCGCACTACGCCTACACGCCCTTGGGCGACCCATTGTCCAAACGCGAGTCCGTGTACGGCGCGCTGGACCAGACCGGGTACGCCGTCGACGGCATGGGCCGCGTCACCGGCATCGAGTATCCGAGTGGGATGAAGGTCCGCCATGTCTACGCGAATGGCGCACTGACCGGGGTTTACGCGAGCTTCGGCGCCGGCGAAGTTCCGGTCGCCACGGGCATCCAGTACCAACCCTTTGGCGCCGCCACCGGCTGGACCTATGGCAATGGCATCACGCGCAGCTACACGTACGACCTCGACGGCCGCGTCACCGCGATCAGCGCGAAGGACGCGGCCAGCGTCAAGCAGAGCCTGACGTACCAGCACAACGCGATCGACCAAATCACGCGCATCACCAACGGCCTGGACGCCAACCTGACACAGGACTACGGCTACGACGCGCTGGATCGGCTGACAGCGATCAGCGGCTCCGGCTACGCGTCCGGCTACGCGTACGACACCGTGGGCAATCGCATTGGCCATCACGACAGCGGCACGCCGACCACGTACGACGTCGATCCCGCCAGCAACCGCCTGCGCGCGCGCAGCGGACATTTCAACGACACCTGGATGACCAACGCCGTCGGCAACACCACCGCGTATTCCGGCAGCGATGGCGTCATGCACGCGCTCGCCTACGACACGTTCAACCGGATTGCGGCGCATACCCGCGCCGGCGTCGAAACCCGATACGAGATCAATGCCCTCGACCAACGTGTCGGGAAGTGGTCGGCTGCGACTGGCGGGCGACGGTTCGTCAGCGAGGGGCATCGATTGCTTGCGGAGGTCGGTGAGGATGGCAAATGGACGAATTACATCTGGCTAGGCAACGAACTGATCGGCCTGGTGCGCAACAACCAGTTGCATGCGGTGCATAACGACCATCTGGGACGGCCGGAGGTCGTGACGAATGCGGCGAAGGCCACGGTGTGGCGCGCGAGCAACTATGCGTTCAAGCGGTTCGTGCAGTTCGACACCTTTGGCGGATTGAACATTGGATTCCCGGGGCAATACTGGGATGCGGAATCGGGGCTGTTTCATAACGTCAATCGCGACTATGAGCAGCGGAGTGGTCGGTATTTGCAAATAGATCCTATCGGCTTGGCAGGAGGAATAAATACGTTTGGCTATGCGAACGCCAACCCGGCTTCATACATCGACCCATTGGGACTGGAGGGAGTGGGATCCTTCAACAACGGAGGATCTCGCACTCTGTGGGAAGGCGGAATCAGGAGACTGCCGGACTATTTCACACTCCAGATCAACCTCGGCGTCACTGTTCTGCACTACACCGTGACGAAGAATGGGACGCTCTTCTCTGGTGGTGGAGGGTTGGTCAACTCGCACAACCCTGCACGTTGGTTCAAGGGCGGCGGCGCTTCTCTCACCGCAGGCTTCCTCGACGGCTGTCCAGACGGCGACGATGTTGACAAGTTCATCATGGGCAGAGTCACAACCGTCGGCACCGCATTCGGGATCGAAGTGAGTCGATCGTGGAACGACGCTGGATCGGCGACCAATGTTGGATTCGGCACGCCGGGCATCATGACCGAACACTCGTACTCCGGGAGCGCCGGAAAGATCTTTGGTGGATGGTGGTGA